The following are from one region of the Actinopolyspora halophila DSM 43834 genome:
- a CDS encoding ArsR/SmtB family transcription factor, giving the protein MGHGLRDATIPTARLDHDSAVSVAETLQALATPSRLLILSELRQGARSVNQLAEAVGMGQSAVSHQLRVLRSLWLVKGDRAGRAVVYSLYDTHVAQFLDEAVHRVEHLHPNTLERQRSL; this is encoded by the coding sequence ATGGGTCACGGACTCCGCGACGCGACCATCCCGACCGCGCGCCTGGACCACGATTCGGCCGTCTCCGTAGCCGAGACGTTGCAGGCGCTGGCCACGCCGTCCCGTTTGTTGATCCTGAGCGAGCTGCGCCAGGGCGCCCGTTCGGTGAACCAGCTGGCCGAAGCCGTCGGAATGGGGCAATCGGCTGTCTCGCACCAGCTGCGTGTGCTGCGTTCGCTCTGGCTGGTGAAAGGGGACCGGGCGGGCAGGGCAGTGGTGTACTCGCTCTACGACACGCACGTCGCCCAGTTCCTCGACGAAGCGGTTCACCGCGTGGAACACCTCCACCCGAACACGCTCGAACGTCAGCGATCCCTGTGA
- a CDS encoding acetyl-CoA carboxylase biotin carboxylase subunit, with the protein MTKRSRILVANRGEIAVRIVRACHTAGHEAVAVYSDTDKNARWVRMADEALHIGGSPAAKSYLNTDSILEAAKYAEVDAVHPGYGFLSENAAFARAVTTAGFTFIGPPPEVIELMGDKASARSAATAAGVPVVPGSRPVTDTDDAVRVAEEIGYPILVKAAAGGGGRGIRPVRDATQLTEVFAGARAEAQSAFGDGTAYLERALPRARHVEVQLLADHHGNLVHLFERDCSVQRRRQKLLEEAPAPDLDEHTRNELGEAAKRLGEHVGYRNAGTVEFLVDPDGRFYFIEMNTRVQVEHPITEAITGVDLVAEQLRIADGASLSLTQDAARHSGAAVELRINAEDPDNDFLPTPGEITSFEAPGGPGVRLDTALTRGEQISPFYDSLIAKLVCWGADRRQAYARARQALSEFRVEGVANTIPLHRELIDDRELSEGPVHTTWLEERT; encoded by the coding sequence ATGACGAAACGCAGCAGAATCCTGGTCGCCAACCGCGGTGAGATCGCGGTGCGCATAGTGCGGGCCTGCCACACGGCGGGTCACGAGGCCGTCGCGGTCTATTCGGACACGGACAAGAACGCGCGCTGGGTACGAATGGCCGACGAGGCGCTGCACATCGGTGGGTCCCCCGCTGCGAAGTCCTACCTCAACACCGACTCGATCCTCGAGGCGGCCAAGTACGCCGAGGTCGATGCGGTCCATCCCGGATACGGCTTCCTCTCGGAGAACGCGGCTTTCGCCCGCGCGGTCACCACAGCCGGTTTCACCTTCATCGGCCCTCCCCCTGAGGTGATCGAGCTGATGGGGGACAAGGCCAGCGCACGCAGTGCCGCGACCGCGGCCGGGGTTCCGGTCGTTCCGGGCAGCAGGCCGGTCACCGACACGGACGACGCGGTGCGCGTCGCCGAGGAGATCGGCTATCCGATCCTGGTGAAGGCCGCGGCCGGTGGTGGTGGACGCGGCATCCGACCGGTGCGGGACGCCACCCAGCTGACCGAGGTCTTCGCCGGGGCTCGTGCCGAGGCTCAGTCCGCCTTCGGGGACGGGACCGCCTACCTGGAACGCGCGCTTCCACGTGCCAGGCACGTCGAGGTGCAGTTGTTGGCCGACCACCACGGGAATCTGGTTCATCTGTTCGAACGCGACTGCTCGGTACAGCGCCGCAGGCAGAAGCTCCTGGAGGAGGCTCCCGCGCCGGACCTGGACGAGCACACCAGGAACGAGCTCGGGGAAGCGGCGAAACGGCTGGGCGAACACGTCGGCTACCGCAACGCGGGCACGGTCGAGTTCCTGGTCGACCCGGACGGGCGGTTCTACTTCATCGAGATGAACACGAGGGTGCAGGTGGAGCACCCGATCACCGAGGCCATCACCGGGGTGGACCTGGTCGCCGAGCAGCTCCGGATCGCCGATGGTGCGTCGTTGTCCCTCACTCAGGATGCGGCCCGCCACTCGGGAGCGGCCGTGGAACTGCGGATCAACGCCGAGGACCCGGACAACGATTTCCTCCCGACTCCGGGGGAGATAACCTCCTTCGAGGCCCCGGGAGGACCCGGTGTCCGGCTCGACACCGCTCTCACCAGGGGTGAGCAGATCAGCCCCTTCTACGATTCGCTGATCGCGAAGCTGGTCTGCTGGGGAGCGGACCGGCGACAGGCCTACGCGCGTGCGCGCCAGGCCCTGTCGGAGTTCCGCGTGGAGGGCGTGGCGAACACGATCCCGCTTCATCGCGAGCTGATCGACGATCGGGAGTTGTCCGAGGGGCCGGTGCACACCACCTGGCTGGAGGAGCGGACCTGA
- a CDS encoding acetyl-CoA carboxylase has translation MSTMNAQLPGVFYRRPSPEQAPFIEEGGTVEPGQLVALIEVMKTFNEVKADRSGIISKFLLGDGDEVEAGQGIVEVDEA, from the coding sequence ATGTCCACGATGAACGCACAGCTGCCCGGTGTGTTCTACCGACGTCCCTCTCCCGAACAGGCTCCCTTCATCGAGGAAGGCGGGACGGTCGAACCCGGACAGCTCGTGGCCCTGATCGAGGTGATGAAGACGTTCAACGAAGTCAAGGCCGATCGTTCGGGAATCATCAGCAAGTTCCTGCTCGGCGACGGTGACGAGGTCGAGGCGGGTCAGGGCATTGTCGAGGTCGATGAAGCATGA
- a CDS encoding biotin-dependent carboxyltransferase family protein, producing the protein MNEVLVRSGGLYTTVQDAGRDGHYAIGMPPSGAMDRYSFTIANLLTGNPGSTAALEATYLGPELEFTDSRTVAVTGANSSVTINGASAPMWTSLRVGPGDVLGFGPLKTGARPYVAISGGLDVPEYLNSRSTYKLTGIGGFGGRALAEGDRVPLGRAQDAPAEGTTVPEEFLPEFPDVVELRLVVGLCSYRLTENALNSFFDTTWKVTKDADRIGYRLRGGTIDFVERQQPFGAGSDPANVVDLGYPIGSVQIPGGNEPIILLNDAVTGGGYATVGTVVSADRDRIAQTGTGGYVRFNATDVDSAVQARQDRDAWLHKLRTVLSG; encoded by the coding sequence ATGAACGAAGTACTAGTCCGTTCGGGAGGGTTGTACACCACGGTCCAGGACGCCGGACGTGACGGGCACTACGCGATCGGCATGCCCCCTTCCGGGGCGATGGACCGCTACTCCTTCACCATCGCCAACCTGCTCACCGGGAACCCGGGTTCGACCGCCGCGTTGGAAGCGACCTACCTGGGACCGGAACTCGAGTTCACCGATTCCCGCACCGTCGCGGTCACCGGGGCGAACAGTTCCGTCACGATCAACGGAGCCTCCGCCCCGATGTGGACGAGTCTGCGAGTGGGACCGGGCGACGTTCTCGGATTCGGGCCGCTCAAGACGGGTGCACGACCCTATGTCGCGATCAGCGGGGGACTGGACGTCCCCGAATACCTGAACTCCCGCTCCACCTACAAGCTCACCGGGATCGGGGGATTCGGGGGACGTGCGCTGGCCGAAGGGGACCGTGTTCCGCTCGGGCGGGCTCAGGACGCCCCCGCCGAGGGCACCACCGTTCCCGAGGAGTTCCTGCCCGAGTTCCCCGATGTGGTGGAACTGCGTCTGGTGGTCGGGCTGTGTTCCTACCGGCTCACCGAGAACGCGCTGAACTCCTTTTTCGACACGACGTGGAAAGTGACCAAGGACGCCGACCGGATCGGCTATCGTCTGCGCGGCGGGACGATCGACTTCGTCGAGCGGCAACAGCCTTTCGGGGCGGGTAGCGATCCGGCCAACGTCGTCGACCTCGGCTACCCGATCGGATCCGTCCAGATCCCCGGAGGCAACGAGCCGATCATCCTGTTGAACGACGCTGTCACCGGCGGCGGTTACGCGACCGTCGGCACGGTCGTATCGGCCGACCGCGATCGCATAGCCCAGACCGGCACGGGTGGTTACGTGCGGTTCAACGCCACGGATGTCGACTCCGCAGTACAAGCTCGTCAGGACCGCGACGCGTGGTTGCACAAACTCCGCACGGTCCTGAGTGGTTGA
- a CDS encoding 5-oxoprolinase subunit B family protein, producing the protein MAETTVRLPEARYEFGGDEFVFVELDREMSLQANFKAMAITGALRDRELEGVVDICPSNASYLIRLDPGKLHPTELVEELRRLEHSVGELDGNRVVSTRIVDVPVLFDDPWTKETLLRFRDNHQDPNVTDLEYAARINGFSTVEELIEAIGSAPFIVTMLGFVPGLPFCYQMVPRERQIEVPKYVRPRTDTPERAFGYGGAFAVVYPVRGAGGYQLFGIAPAPVFDGTQSLPDFHDRIAFPQPSDILRYRPIDRAEYDHVRSEVEAGTFHYRIREVEFSPTAFLENPDSVNRDLLEELYR; encoded by the coding sequence ATGGCGGAAACGACGGTACGACTGCCAGAGGCCCGCTACGAGTTCGGGGGGGACGAGTTCGTTTTCGTCGAGCTGGACCGGGAGATGAGCCTGCAGGCCAACTTCAAGGCCATGGCGATCACCGGGGCTCTGCGTGACCGGGAACTGGAGGGGGTCGTGGACATCTGCCCCTCCAACGCCTCCTATCTGATCAGACTGGACCCCGGGAAACTGCATCCCACCGAACTCGTCGAAGAACTGCGGCGGTTGGAGCACTCGGTCGGCGAACTGGACGGGAACCGGGTGGTCTCCACCCGAATAGTGGACGTCCCGGTACTTTTCGACGACCCCTGGACCAAGGAGACCCTGCTCCGGTTCAGGGACAATCACCAGGACCCGAACGTGACCGATCTGGAGTATGCCGCTCGGATCAACGGCTTCTCCACCGTCGAAGAGCTGATCGAGGCGATCGGCAGCGCTCCCTTCATCGTCACCATGCTCGGCTTCGTCCCGGGGCTGCCCTTCTGCTACCAGATGGTTCCGCGGGAGCGGCAGATCGAGGTGCCCAAGTACGTGCGCCCGCGAACGGACACCCCGGAACGGGCGTTCGGTTACGGCGGTGCTTTCGCGGTCGTCTACCCGGTTCGCGGCGCGGGCGGGTACCAGCTGTTCGGAATCGCCCCCGCTCCCGTGTTCGACGGCACCCAGAGCCTGCCCGACTTCCACGACCGGATCGCGTTCCCGCAGCCGAGCGACATTCTGCGCTACCGCCCCATCGATCGTGCCGAGTATGACCACGTCCGCTCGGAAGTGGAGGCCGGAACCTTCCACTACCGCATCCGCGAGGTGGAGTTCTCGCCCACGGCTTTTCTCGAGAACCCGGACTCGGTCAACCGCGATTTGTTGGAGGAGCTGTACCGATGA
- a CDS encoding LamB/YcsF family protein → MQTLVDLNADAGESFGRWTLGADDQLIPLVNSVNIACGWHAGDPGTMHSTLRIARDAGASVGAHPGMPDLAGFGRRAIALSPQEAADACLYQFGALRGIADSFGVPVTHVKPHGALYGLTLRDESVADAVVDALANAAPETNIVLLAGHTAQRIAAKGYPVVREAFADLDYDDNGHIVIEPVPRAKSPQQCTEQAMSVLRGELVSMNGETVPVDADTICVHGDRPNAIEIAETIRARFDAEGVGTAPMATVLAKRG, encoded by the coding sequence ATGCAGACGCTGGTGGACCTCAACGCCGACGCAGGGGAGAGTTTCGGACGCTGGACTCTCGGCGCGGACGACCAACTGATTCCGCTCGTCAACTCGGTGAACATCGCCTGCGGATGGCACGCGGGGGATCCGGGCACAATGCACAGTACGTTGCGGATCGCGCGGGACGCGGGGGCTTCGGTGGGAGCCCACCCCGGTATGCCCGACCTGGCCGGATTCGGGAGGAGGGCCATCGCGTTGAGTCCGCAGGAGGCGGCGGACGCGTGTCTGTATCAGTTCGGGGCGCTGCGCGGTATCGCCGACAGCTTCGGAGTGCCCGTCACGCACGTCAAACCGCACGGAGCGCTGTACGGGTTGACGCTACGGGACGAGAGCGTGGCCGACGCGGTGGTCGACGCGTTGGCCAACGCCGCCCCCGAGACGAACATCGTGTTGTTGGCCGGACACACGGCTCAACGGATCGCTGCCAAGGGGTACCCCGTGGTGCGGGAGGCATTCGCGGATCTGGACTACGACGACAACGGGCACATCGTCATCGAACCGGTACCTCGGGCGAAGTCCCCGCAGCAGTGCACCGAACAGGCGATGTCAGTGCTGCGGGGAGAACTCGTCTCGATGAACGGTGAGACGGTTCCGGTGGACGCCGACACGATCTGCGTGCACGGTGACCGGCCGAACGCGATCGAGATCGCGGAGACGATCCGTGCCCGTTTCGACGCGGAAGGCGTCGGAACCGCGCCGATGGCCACCGTGCTCGCGAAACGTGGCTGA
- a CDS encoding nitrilase-related carbon-nitrogen hydrolase yields MSPIRAVCRLNSQEPPYAGSGVRLGIFQAENPVGTPDAVEENLRRLHEAVRMAGMYRCQLTVFPECYVTGYALSPEECQQLAESSSGNTVTTACELSLRHETAIALPYVERASRGTVHDSIALVSDGELVANYRKTHLYGAAERANFTAGTELPPVSKINQYPVGLLNCYECEFPPLYQSLVQRGAGLVVGPTAADQHFVLHDGTPTRVPYPDATEHIIPAMASVWRVFVAYANRRGWESTERGHWQYRGNSGVWAPDGSTLVAAGPEERSVDSLLVSDCVPDRIPPFSPEGDHYSDLRVSLRDELLPAT; encoded by the coding sequence ATGTCGCCGATCCGTGCCGTCTGTAGGCTCAACAGCCAGGAACCTCCCTACGCGGGGAGTGGAGTACGCCTGGGAATCTTCCAAGCCGAGAACCCGGTGGGAACTCCGGACGCGGTCGAGGAGAACCTGCGGCGGCTGCACGAGGCCGTTCGCATGGCGGGCATGTACCGCTGCCAGCTGACGGTCTTCCCCGAGTGCTATGTCACCGGTTACGCGCTGAGTCCGGAGGAATGCCAACAGCTGGCCGAGTCCAGCTCGGGCAACACCGTCACAACCGCCTGCGAACTGTCCCTGCGTCACGAAACGGCCATCGCGCTGCCCTACGTGGAACGCGCTTCCCGCGGTACCGTGCACGACTCGATCGCACTGGTCTCCGACGGCGAGCTCGTCGCCAACTACCGCAAAACCCATCTCTACGGTGCCGCGGAACGGGCCAACTTCACGGCCGGCACCGAACTCCCACCCGTGTCCAAGATCAACCAGTACCCGGTGGGATTGCTGAACTGCTACGAATGCGAGTTCCCCCCGCTGTACCAGAGCCTGGTGCAGCGGGGGGCCGGTCTCGTAGTCGGCCCCACGGCCGCGGATCAACACTTCGTGTTGCACGACGGAACACCGACGCGGGTCCCCTATCCGGACGCGACGGAGCACATCATTCCGGCCATGGCATCGGTATGGCGTGTCTTCGTCGCCTACGCCAATCGACGCGGTTGGGAAAGCACGGAACGCGGGCACTGGCAGTACCGCGGCAATTCCGGGGTGTGGGCACCGGACGGAAGTACTCTGGTCGCGGCTGGCCCCGAGGAACGCTCGGTGGACTCACTGCTGGTCAGCGACTGCGTTCCGGACCGGATCCCTCCGTTCAGCCCGGAGGGTGATCATTACAGTGATCTTCGGGTCTCCCTCCGAGACGAACTATTGCCCGCCACATGA
- a CDS encoding glutamate decarboxylase, which produces MNMSGRPAVSRPGTPASTQVPPGELPEHGREASAAADVLRKRLGGDTSPTMNLATFLATSYEPEAAQLFNEYLEYNLVDRDQYPAATEIEQQCVRILGELWSGDPKGVVGGATTGSSEAALLAGAALLRRWEHNSRSRRGNARPNLVFGSNAHVCWHKFCRHWNVEPRVAPVGEQALHLTPESATELCDENTIGVVGILGSTIDGSYEPIAEIAAALDELADSSGVDVPLHIDAASGGFIAPFLDPELVWDFRLPRVHSINTSGHKYGLVPPGLGWMLWRNRQARTGWLNFRTNYLGSTRTHHELTFSRSAAPVVVQYYNFVRLGFEGYRAAHARSREIATMLADALAETGPFRILGDGRQLPVVALRLRDHVQWKLHELSDYLGQLGWSVPVYALPPDMEDTDVLRVVIRDDMTRGEAESLLSNVRRFVTTP; this is translated from the coding sequence ATGAACATGTCGGGTAGGCCGGCGGTCAGCCGACCTGGCACACCAGCTTCCACACAGGTACCGCCAGGCGAATTGCCCGAACACGGTAGGGAGGCTTCCGCCGCAGCGGATGTGCTCAGGAAGCGCCTGGGGGGTGACACGTCCCCCACGATGAACCTCGCCACTTTCCTGGCCACCTCTTATGAGCCGGAAGCCGCCCAGCTGTTCAACGAATATCTCGAATACAACCTGGTGGACCGGGACCAGTACCCCGCGGCGACCGAGATCGAGCAGCAATGCGTCCGGATACTCGGGGAGCTGTGGAGCGGCGACCCCAAGGGCGTGGTCGGCGGAGCCACCACCGGTTCCAGCGAGGCCGCGTTACTCGCGGGAGCGGCCCTGCTTCGCAGGTGGGAGCACAACTCCCGCTCCCGGAGGGGGAACGCTCGACCGAACCTGGTCTTCGGGTCCAACGCGCACGTCTGCTGGCACAAGTTCTGCAGGCACTGGAACGTCGAACCCCGTGTCGCCCCGGTCGGAGAACAAGCACTGCACCTGACCCCCGAGTCGGCCACCGAGCTGTGTGACGAGAACACCATAGGGGTGGTCGGTATCCTCGGATCCACCATAGACGGCAGCTACGAACCGATCGCCGAGATCGCCGCCGCCCTCGACGAGCTCGCCGACTCGAGCGGTGTCGACGTGCCGTTGCACATCGATGCGGCTTCCGGCGGCTTCATAGCACCGTTTCTCGATCCCGAACTGGTATGGGACTTCCGGCTGCCCCGGGTACACTCCATCAACACCTCCGGACACAAGTACGGTCTGGTTCCTCCGGGGCTGGGTTGGATGCTCTGGCGGAACCGACAGGCACGCACCGGATGGTTGAACTTCCGGACGAACTATCTGGGCAGTACCCGCACGCACCACGAGTTGACCTTCTCGCGTTCCGCCGCACCGGTGGTGGTGCAGTACTACAACTTCGTTCGACTCGGTTTCGAGGGTTATCGCGCCGCGCACGCGCGGAGCCGCGAGATCGCCACGATGCTGGCCGACGCACTGGCCGAGACGGGACCGTTCCGAATACTCGGAGACGGCCGCCAGCTTCCCGTGGTGGCTCTTCGACTCCGGGACCACGTGCAGTGGAAGCTGCACGAACTGTCCGACTACCTGGGCCAGCTGGGCTGGTCCGTTCCCGTCTACGCACTTCCGCCCGACATGGAGGACACGGATGTGCTGCGTGTGGTGATACGTGACGACATGACCCGTGGGGAGGCCGAAAGCCTGCTGTCGAACGTGCGGCGTTTCGTCACGACACCCTGA
- a CDS encoding LuxR C-terminal-related transcriptional regulator: protein MIDSYRKALDSAITAMLREAMEHSEALDHLVDQINQLVALRVRLAESRGEDRDGDEEVVKSESSGLERLTQRESEVLDHLVRGRSNRQIARSLSISERTVKNHLHGIFTKLGVTDRTSAAITALDESRES from the coding sequence ATGATCGATTCTTACCGGAAGGCACTCGATTCGGCAATCACGGCGATGCTGCGCGAGGCCATGGAACACTCGGAGGCCTTGGATCATCTGGTCGACCAGATCAACCAGCTGGTCGCGCTGCGGGTGAGGCTGGCTGAGTCCCGCGGGGAGGACCGGGACGGCGACGAGGAGGTAGTGAAGTCCGAATCGTCCGGGCTCGAGCGGCTGACCCAGCGTGAGAGCGAGGTCCTCGACCACTTGGTGCGTGGCAGGTCCAATCGTCAGATCGCGCGCTCACTGTCGATATCGGAGCGGACCGTGAAAAATCACCTGCACGGTATATTCACCAAGTTGGGGGTTACTGACCGCACTTCTGCCGCGATCACCGCGCTCGACGAGAGCAGGGAATCTTGA
- a CDS encoding formate--tetrahydrofolate ligase, producing MNMPSDLDISRSSPRRPLEEIAAQLGLAPHLLEPYGRDVAKVSLDALEEAGTENRAKYVLVSAITPTPLGEGKTTTTVGLGQALRHLGKTSAVTVRQPSMGPTFGIKGGAAGGGYSQVVPMEALNLHLTGDMHAVTAANNMLAAMVDNHLHKGNRLGLDPRRITWRRVTDVNDRDLRNIVTGLGGNDDGSPHQTGFDITAASEVMAILALSTSLHDMRARLGRIVVGYTYDGEPVTSEQIGAAGAMTVIMREAIKPNLMQTVENTPVLVHAGPFGNIAHGNSSIVADRVASKCADYVVTEAGFGADMGAERFFNIKCRNSGLSPDAAVLVATVRALKAHSGRFRVVAGKDLPEEMLAENPDDVLAGAANLRKQIDNLRLHGVSPVVAVNAFPSDHASEHQAIRDIAEQAGARVAISTHFSDGGKGAVELAEAVAEAAEEPSRFELLYPDSADLRSKIETVATQVYGAESVSYEPAAEKALKSYTENGFGSLPVCVAKTHLSLSSNPSLLGAPTGWTLPVRDVRASVGAGFVYPICGDIRTMPGLSSRPAAERIDIDDRGEVVGLS from the coding sequence ATGAACATGCCGTCCGACCTGGACATCTCGCGGTCCTCCCCGCGTAGACCGCTGGAGGAGATCGCCGCACAGTTGGGGCTGGCTCCTCACCTGCTCGAACCGTACGGCCGGGACGTGGCCAAGGTTTCCCTGGACGCCCTCGAGGAGGCAGGCACCGAGAACCGCGCCAAGTACGTCCTGGTGTCGGCCATCACGCCCACTCCGTTGGGGGAAGGCAAGACGACAACGACCGTCGGACTCGGCCAGGCGCTGCGCCACCTGGGCAAGACCTCGGCGGTGACGGTCCGCCAACCCTCCATGGGACCCACCTTCGGCATCAAGGGGGGCGCAGCGGGTGGCGGCTACAGCCAGGTCGTGCCGATGGAGGCACTGAACCTGCATCTCACCGGGGACATGCACGCGGTCACCGCCGCCAACAACATGCTGGCGGCGATGGTGGACAACCATCTGCACAAGGGGAACCGGCTGGGGCTGGACCCACGTCGTATCACCTGGCGGAGGGTTACCGACGTCAACGACAGGGACCTGCGCAACATCGTGACCGGGTTGGGCGGAAACGACGACGGTTCACCGCACCAGACGGGTTTCGACATCACCGCGGCGAGTGAGGTGATGGCGATCCTCGCGCTGTCCACCTCGCTACACGACATGCGTGCCCGGCTCGGACGGATCGTCGTCGGCTACACCTACGACGGCGAGCCGGTCACCTCCGAGCAGATCGGCGCGGCCGGAGCCATGACGGTGATCATGCGCGAGGCCATCAAGCCCAATCTGATGCAGACGGTGGAGAACACTCCCGTACTGGTGCACGCGGGCCCGTTCGGCAACATCGCCCACGGGAACTCCTCGATCGTGGCCGATCGGGTAGCCAGCAAGTGTGCCGACTACGTGGTCACCGAAGCGGGGTTCGGCGCCGACATGGGGGCCGAACGGTTCTTCAACATCAAGTGCCGCAACTCCGGGCTCAGCCCGGACGCCGCGGTGCTGGTGGCCACCGTCCGTGCGCTCAAGGCTCACTCCGGTCGTTTTCGCGTGGTGGCCGGCAAGGACCTGCCGGAGGAGATGTTGGCCGAGAACCCCGACGACGTGTTGGCCGGAGCGGCGAACCTGCGCAAGCAGATCGACAACCTCCGGTTGCACGGTGTCTCCCCGGTGGTGGCGGTCAACGCCTTTCCGTCCGACCACGCCAGTGAACACCAGGCGATCCGTGACATCGCCGAACAGGCAGGGGCCAGGGTCGCGATCAGCACCCATTTCAGCGATGGCGGCAAAGGAGCGGTCGAACTCGCCGAGGCGGTCGCCGAGGCCGCCGAGGAACCGAGTCGGTTCGAGCTGCTCTATCCCGACTCCGCCGACCTACGGAGCAAGATCGAGACGGTAGCCACTCAGGTCTACGGGGCCGAGTCCGTCTCGTACGAGCCCGCGGCGGAGAAGGCGCTGAAGAGCTACACGGAGAACGGCTTCGGTTCGTTGCCCGTCTGTGTCGCCAAGACGCATCTGTCGCTGAGTTCGAATCCGAGCCTGCTCGGAGCTCCGACGGGGTGGACGCTGCCCGTACGCGATGTCCGCGCCTCGGTGGGAGCCGGGTTCGTCTACCCGATCTGCGGCGATATCCGCACCATGCCGGGACTCAGTTCCCGCCCCGCCGCGGAACGGATCGACATCGACGACCGCGGTGAGGTCGTCGGATTGAGTTGA
- a CDS encoding methylenetetrahydrofolate reductase, with translation MNTNARQQLQHYLRNARYEVLPLRGTLEQVQGLPPGTTVTVTSSPSKGIEATLDLAARLRGSEMHVVPHLAARLVRDNAHLSELLARIEALGLTEVFVIAGDADNPAGRFTDALSLLRGMEEIGNRPHRVGITGYPEPHSFISDQMTIQATDEKARYADYIVSQICYDPNTIASWVKTMRARGVNLPVYIGAPGSIDPSKLLRISMKIGLGQSMRFLRKQHGVVGKLLTRYNPENLFDELSPYLVDPEYNIAGCHLFTFNEIAKTRQWAMETADRLQEVPA, from the coding sequence ATGAACACGAACGCGCGGCAACAGCTACAGCACTACCTGCGCAACGCTCGCTACGAAGTCCTGCCGTTGCGTGGAACACTGGAACAGGTGCAGGGGCTGCCCCCCGGTACGACAGTGACCGTGACCTCCTCGCCTTCCAAGGGGATCGAGGCCACCCTGGATCTCGCCGCCAGGCTGCGCGGTTCGGAGATGCACGTCGTTCCGCACCTGGCGGCACGGCTCGTCAGGGACAACGCGCATCTCAGCGAGCTGCTGGCACGGATCGAGGCCCTCGGGCTCACCGAGGTGTTCGTGATCGCCGGTGACGCGGACAACCCCGCCGGAAGGTTCACCGACGCGCTTTCCCTGCTCCGCGGGATGGAGGAGATCGGGAACAGGCCGCACCGGGTGGGCATCACCGGGTATCCCGAACCGCACTCCTTCATCTCGGACCAGATGACGATCCAGGCCACCGACGAGAAGGCGCGGTACGCGGACTACATCGTCTCGCAGATCTGCTACGACCCGAACACGATCGCCTCGTGGGTCAAAACCATGCGGGCCAGAGGGGTGAACCTTCCGGTCTACATCGGTGCCCCCGGTTCCATCGATCCGAGCAAGCTGCTGCGGATCTCGATGAAGATCGGCTTGGGGCAGTCCATGAGGTTCCTACGTAAGCAGCACGGGGTGGTCGGGAAACTGCTCACCCGTTACAACCCGGAGAACTTGTTCGACGAGCTCTCCCCGTACCTCGTGGATCCGGAGTACAACATCGCCGGTTGCCACTTGTTCACCTTCAACGAGATCGCCAAGACCAGGCAGTGGGCCATGGAAACGGCCGACCGTTTGCAGGAGGTGCCCGCATGA